A single genomic interval of Hyphomicrobium methylovorum harbors:
- a CDS encoding ArsR/SmtB family transcription factor has protein sequence MNSRDAVTCLAALAHDQRLAIFRLLVREGPSGLPAGEIADAVGATPTGASFHLKELDRAGLIHATRVGRYIRYAVHFDKVRQMLTFLTEDCCQGQPELCGSTIKKARKLCK, from the coding sequence ATGAACAGTAGAGACGCCGTCACCTGTCTTGCCGCACTGGCACACGACCAGCGCTTGGCCATCTTCCGCCTTCTGGTGAGGGAAGGACCGTCGGGCCTGCCCGCTGGAGAGATTGCCGATGCCGTCGGCGCAACGCCAACCGGCGCTTCCTTTCATTTGAAGGAACTAGACCGTGCGGGCCTCATCCACGCGACGCGGGTCGGCCGCTACATCCGCTACGCCGTACATTTCGACAAGGTTCGCCAAATGCTGACGTTCCTGACGGAAGACTGCTGCCAAGGCCAGCCGGAGCTTTGCGGTTCAACGATCAAAAAAGCGCGCAAGTTGTGTAAGTGA
- a CDS encoding 4'-phosphopantetheinyl transferase family protein translates to MNTARGPREVAGAALSAEPIVTFVDLDAARPLLFATEDALPCLSPEDRARAERKGGDVETLMRWRAARIATRIVLERYAGPTIRSVDFILADGGRPELPAGMPVFNVSHSGGVALIAVAQSGAVGIDIEGARTLSMSLERRQRLVTAAAAIDAACDALDPASDDDVLRAWVRLEAVAKALGSGIGRMLTAHGVIAQSTGVRGMDDRVASLRVGDLSVPEGYVAAIAATALPEHVDVQRFPATADALSQYLADV, encoded by the coding sequence GTGAACACTGCGCGCGGGCCTCGTGAGGTGGCTGGCGCAGCACTCAGCGCAGAGCCGATTGTAACGTTCGTCGATCTTGATGCTGCGCGGCCGCTACTCTTTGCAACAGAGGATGCGCTGCCGTGCCTGTCACCCGAAGATCGTGCTCGTGCCGAACGCAAGGGCGGTGACGTCGAGACCTTGATGCGTTGGCGCGCCGCTCGGATTGCGACGCGGATCGTGCTCGAACGTTACGCTGGACCGACGATCCGCAGCGTCGATTTCATCTTGGCCGATGGCGGACGTCCGGAACTCCCGGCGGGCATGCCGGTCTTCAACGTCTCACATAGTGGGGGCGTGGCACTCATTGCCGTGGCGCAGAGCGGCGCCGTCGGAATCGACATCGAGGGTGCGCGAACTCTGTCGATGTCGCTGGAGCGGCGGCAGAGGCTCGTTACCGCAGCGGCTGCCATCGATGCGGCGTGCGATGCTCTCGATCCCGCGAGTGACGATGACGTGCTGCGCGCTTGGGTTCGTCTCGAAGCGGTTGCCAAGGCGCTGGGGAGCGGCATCGGCCGGATGCTGACGGCGCACGGCGTTATTGCCCAATCAACTGGCGTGCGAGGGATGGATGATCGCGTCGCCAGTTTGCGGGTTGGGGATTTATCGGTACCGGAGGGATACGTCGCGGCGATCGCGGCAACAGCGCTGCCCGAGCACGTTGACGTGCAGCGCTTTCCCGCAACAGCCGATGCGTTGTCGCAATACCTAGCCGACGTTTAG
- a CDS encoding alpha/beta hydrolase → MTWKRRSFLAAGIGAGLAFASGARAVARKGNKRPIAPSKTQVQSRSAPLKSARTALVPFDAAPFPYHGSLPGSSTPFLNVNENGRKGHRTRSGHVYWEDQTYNDNRVLLHIPKGFDIRRPALMLVFFHGHGATLERDVLARQKVPGQISASNANVVLVAPQLAVDAKDSSAGKFWQPGAFGRFIGEAGQQLSHLHGDRKSRRTFASMPIVIVAYSGGYVAAASAIERGGLKKRVRGVVLLDSLYGDLDKFAKWIEADPSAFFVSVYLGSTRNQNAQLEGILAAHDVTVSGEIDNRLASGGVAVVPGGGGRHRDLLTRAWVENPIIDLLDRLPEYKR, encoded by the coding sequence ATGACATGGAAGCGGCGGTCGTTTCTTGCGGCAGGCATCGGCGCGGGTTTGGCATTTGCTTCCGGCGCGCGGGCTGTGGCCCGGAAGGGCAATAAGCGCCCCATTGCGCCGTCCAAGACGCAAGTTCAGTCTCGTAGCGCTCCGCTCAAATCGGCACGAACGGCGCTTGTGCCCTTCGATGCCGCGCCGTTTCCCTATCATGGATCGCTGCCCGGATCGTCGACGCCATTCCTGAATGTCAACGAGAATGGCCGGAAGGGGCATCGCACGAGATCCGGTCACGTCTACTGGGAAGATCAGACATACAACGATAATCGGGTGCTGCTACACATCCCGAAGGGCTTCGACATTCGCCGGCCGGCGTTGATGCTGGTCTTCTTCCATGGGCATGGCGCGACGCTTGAGCGCGACGTGCTTGCGCGGCAAAAGGTGCCGGGCCAGATTTCGGCGTCGAATGCGAATGTCGTATTGGTGGCACCGCAACTCGCGGTCGATGCGAAGGACTCGAGTGCGGGTAAGTTCTGGCAGCCGGGTGCGTTCGGGCGGTTTATCGGGGAGGCGGGGCAGCAACTCTCGCATCTTCACGGTGACCGGAAATCGCGGCGGACATTCGCCAGCATGCCGATCGTCATCGTTGCCTACAGCGGAGGGTATGTCGCGGCGGCTTCTGCGATTGAGCGCGGGGGACTGAAGAAGCGCGTCCGCGGCGTCGTGCTGCTCGATTCCCTCTACGGCGATCTCGACAAGTTCGCGAAGTGGATTGAAGCCGATCCTTCGGCGTTTTTCGTCAGCGTCTATCTTGGCTCGACGCGCAATCAGAATGCGCAGCTTGAAGGCATTCTTGCTGCGCATGACGTCACCGTCAGCGGCGAGATAGATAACCGGCTCGCATCCGGTGGCGTTGCGGTCGTGCCGGGCGGCGGGGGGCGGCATCGCGATCTGCTGACGCGCGCCTGGGTCGAGAACCCGATCATCGATCTGCTGGACCGTTTGCCCGAGTATAAGCGTTAA
- a CDS encoding arsenate reductase ArsC, which produces MTDDRPLNVLFLCTGNSARSIIAEAIMNRVGAGKFKAYSAGSMPKGQVNPLAINLLNKLNYDTSAMRSKSWEEFAAPGAPVMDFVFTVCDNAANEVCPIWPGQPMSAHWGVPDPVEAEGDAAQKALAFADTYRMLNNRIGIFTSLPLKSLDELSLQKQLDAIGKSKSPAPERA; this is translated from the coding sequence ATGACCGACGACCGCCCCCTCAACGTCCTCTTTCTCTGTACGGGCAATTCCGCCCGCTCGATCATCGCCGAGGCCATTATGAACCGCGTCGGCGCAGGTAAGTTCAAAGCCTACAGTGCCGGCAGCATGCCCAAGGGGCAGGTCAATCCCTTGGCAATCAATCTGCTCAACAAACTCAATTACGACACCTCGGCGATGCGATCGAAATCCTGGGAGGAATTCGCGGCACCGGGCGCTCCGGTCATGGATTTCGTCTTCACGGTTTGCGACAACGCGGCCAATGAAGTCTGCCCAATTTGGCCCGGGCAGCCAATGAGCGCGCACTGGGGCGTGCCTGATCCGGTTGAAGCCGAAGGTGACGCTGCCCAGAAGGCGTTGGCTTTCGCCGACACCTACCGCATGCTCAACAACCGCATTGGCATCTTCACGAGCTTACCGCTGAAGTCCTTGGATGAATTGAGCTTGCAGAAGCAGCTGGACGCCATTGGCAAGTCCAAGTCTCCGGCGCCAGAGAGAGCCTGA
- a CDS encoding MerR family transcriptional regulator, with protein sequence MGKSAEAFRTIGEVADELAIPKHVLRFWEGRFPQIRPMKRGGGRRYYRPEDMELLRGIRALLHAEGYTIRGVQKILREHGIDQVKAAAHRVAEQVAKTGAEPVRKKRGRKPISPVKTFTAPTPEPLPVTEVVARPEPKMVVLTAIRELEIARAILLGLPITGANLAVEAKKVRAEQP encoded by the coding sequence TTGGGCAAATCGGCGGAAGCGTTTCGCACAATCGGTGAGGTTGCCGATGAGCTAGCGATCCCGAAGCACGTCCTGCGATTTTGGGAAGGACGGTTTCCGCAAATTCGGCCGATGAAGCGTGGCGGCGGCCGCCGCTACTATCGTCCGGAAGATATGGAATTGCTCAGAGGCATTCGCGCGCTGCTGCACGCGGAGGGCTACACGATCCGCGGTGTGCAGAAGATTTTGCGCGAGCATGGGATCGATCAAGTCAAGGCTGCGGCCCATCGCGTTGCCGAGCAAGTCGCGAAAACCGGCGCGGAACCCGTGCGAAAGAAGCGCGGGCGCAAGCCGATCTCGCCCGTAAAGACGTTCACCGCTCCAACACCTGAACCGCTTCCTGTGACCGAAGTGGTCGCGCGTCCGGAACCGAAGATGGTCGTGCTCACGGCCATTCGCGAGCTTGAGATTGCACGCGCCATTCTGCTTGGTTTGCCGATCACTGGGGCCAATCTGGCGGTTGAGGCCAAGAAGGTGCGTGCGGAGCAGCCGTGA
- a CDS encoding integration host factor subunit alpha: MTGKTLTRADLAEAVVVKVGLPRNESQDLVERVLEEISGSLAGGDAVKLSSFGSFGIRQKGERIGRNPKTGEEVPITPRRVLVFRPSNIMKDRINKGHVKD, encoded by the coding sequence ATGACGGGCAAAACGTTGACGCGAGCGGATCTCGCGGAAGCCGTCGTCGTCAAAGTCGGTTTGCCGCGCAACGAGAGCCAGGATCTCGTGGAGCGTGTGCTGGAAGAGATTTCGGGCAGCCTCGCGGGTGGTGATGCCGTCAAGCTGTCGTCATTTGGTTCGTTCGGAATCCGTCAGAAGGGCGAACGGATCGGGCGCAATCCGAAGACCGGTGAAGAGGTTCCGATCACGCCGCGGCGCGTGCTGGTGTTCCGTCCCTCGAACATCATGAAAGATCGCATCAACAAGGGTCACGTGAAGGACTAA
- a CDS encoding sulfite exporter TauE/SafE family protein, which yields MSETANPSTNRNPPVAFGGGAIIGVLGGLIGLGGAEFRLRLLIGLFNFAALEAVILNKAMSLVVVATALPFRAGTVPFSAIADHWTIVVNLLGAWFGAGWATRLKSETLYKVIAGMLVSIAVVLLLGHDATAAQPLLTGAAQVIVGVIAGFIIGIVAALLGVAGGELLIPTLVLLFGADIKLAGSLSLAVSLPTMLVGFARYSRDQSFSVLRRNKAFLLIMALGSIAGTFVGGLLLGIVPNSILLPALAIILLISAVKVWRHS from the coding sequence ATGAGTGAAACTGCCAACCCATCGACAAACAGAAACCCTCCAGTGGCATTTGGCGGCGGAGCAATCATTGGCGTTCTCGGAGGATTGATAGGCCTTGGCGGTGCCGAATTCCGATTGCGGCTCCTTATCGGTCTTTTCAACTTTGCTGCCCTGGAAGCGGTGATCCTCAATAAGGCCATGAGTCTTGTTGTGGTGGCCACGGCACTCCCGTTCCGAGCCGGGACGGTGCCTTTCAGCGCGATTGCCGATCACTGGACGATCGTAGTCAACCTGCTCGGAGCATGGTTCGGCGCTGGCTGGGCAACTCGTCTGAAATCGGAGACACTCTACAAAGTCATAGCGGGCATGCTCGTTTCAATCGCCGTTGTTTTGCTCCTAGGGCACGACGCTACGGCGGCCCAGCCTTTGCTGACCGGTGCCGCGCAGGTCATCGTTGGCGTGATAGCGGGCTTTATCATTGGCATTGTCGCGGCACTCTTGGGCGTGGCGGGTGGCGAATTGCTGATCCCGACTCTGGTGCTGCTGTTTGGCGCGGATATCAAGCTTGCAGGAAGCCTATCGCTTGCGGTCAGCCTGCCCACGATGCTGGTCGGATTCGCACGCTATAGTCGCGATCAAAGCTTCTCTGTTCTCCGCCGCAACAAGGCGTTTCTGCTGATCATGGCGCTTGGTTCAATCGCTGGGACTTTTGTGGGCGGCTTGCTGCTCGGCATTGTTCCGAATTCCATCCTGCTACCCGCGCTCGCGATTATCCTTCTAATTTCCGCGGTAAAAGTCTGGCGACACTCGTAA
- a CDS encoding HIT domain-containing protein yields the protein MIIPYRHVETPFDFNADEWADFGEILNEAKRYLSQYQPDGFTIGWNVGSAGGQHVFHAHLHIICRYRNDLSGGRGLRDFVLR from the coding sequence ATGATCATTCCCTACCGGCATGTTGAGACACCATTCGATTTCAACGCTGACGAGTGGGCAGACTTCGGAGAGATACTCAACGAAGCCAAGCGATATCTGAGCCAATATCAGCCGGACGGTTTCACCATTGGCTGGAACGTCGGTTCGGCCGGTGGTCAGCACGTCTTCCACGCCCATCTTCACATCATCTGTCGCTATCGAAATGATCTTTCAGGGGGCCGGGGATTGCGTGACTTCGTCCTGCGCTGA
- the arsC gene encoding arsenate reductase (glutaredoxin) (This arsenate reductase requires both glutathione and glutaredoxin to convert arsenate to arsenite, after which the efflux transporter formed by ArsA and ArsB can extrude the arsenite from the cell, providing resistance.), whose product MTITIYHNPACGTSRNTLAMIRQSGEEPEVIAYLKTPPSRATLVDLMKRMGIVPRELLRQKGTPYAELDLGNPKWNDDQLIDFMLKHPILINRPIVVTPLGVKLCRPSEAVLDILPNPHIGSFTKEDGEVVPSRKTA is encoded by the coding sequence GTGACCATCACCATCTACCACAATCCCGCCTGCGGCACATCGCGGAACACGCTGGCGATGATCCGGCAAAGCGGTGAGGAACCGGAGGTCATCGCGTATCTCAAGACGCCGCCGTCGCGCGCGACGCTGGTGGATTTGATGAAACGCATGGGTATCGTCCCGCGCGAGCTGCTACGCCAGAAAGGCACGCCCTACGCGGAACTTGATCTCGGCAATCCCAAGTGGAACGATGACCAGCTGATCGACTTCATGTTGAAACACCCCATCCTAATCAATCGGCCGATTGTGGTGACGCCGCTCGGCGTGAAGCTGTGCCGCCCCTCGGAAGCCGTACTCGACATCCTCCCAAATCCCCACATCGGCTCCTTCACCAAGGAAGACGGCGAAGTGGTGCCCTCAAGGAAGACAGCCTGA
- a CDS encoding APC family permease, with product MAPGLDVRTVSTMTATALAVADMIGIGVFTSLGFQLKDIPSAFSVLMLWTIGGAAALCGALAYAELSAAFPRSGGEYNFLSRIYHPAVGFLAGWISATVGFAAPIALAAMAFGEYFKGVIPGSPPALLALAVVWLTTFVQLSGVRHSSRFQNIATAVKATLIIALIIAGLAYGNAQPISFAPATGDLSYITSAPFAVSLVFVMYAYSGWNAATYIAGEIRDPAVSLPRSIIAATLIVISLYVALNAVFLYTTPIEAMAGQLDVALIAGKHIFGDFGGRIVGALICIGLISSVSAMTWIGPRVTMAMGSDHPFLARLAKTSPKGVPVAAILLQLGVVNIMLMTNSFEAVLDTIQFSLTLCSFLAVLGVIVLRWKEPNLNRPYRTWGYPVTPFIFLGVTGFMMYHLIAERPLQSFIGLAIMSAGLGVYAFSQWRAGAGNLSKVTNG from the coding sequence ATGGCGCCCGGCCTAGACGTCCGCACCGTTTCAACCATGACCGCAACGGCTCTCGCCGTCGCAGACATGATCGGCATCGGCGTTTTCACCAGCCTCGGATTTCAGTTGAAGGACATTCCATCGGCATTTTCAGTGCTGATGCTTTGGACGATCGGCGGCGCAGCGGCGCTCTGTGGCGCGCTCGCGTATGCCGAGCTTTCGGCCGCCTTCCCGCGTTCTGGCGGCGAATACAATTTTCTGTCGCGAATATATCATCCAGCCGTCGGCTTCCTGGCAGGATGGATTTCCGCTACCGTCGGATTTGCCGCTCCAATCGCCCTCGCCGCAATGGCGTTCGGGGAATACTTCAAAGGCGTCATTCCCGGATCGCCACCGGCACTTCTCGCTCTCGCCGTCGTCTGGTTGACGACGTTCGTGCAATTGAGCGGCGTGCGCCATTCGAGCAGGTTCCAGAACATAGCGACCGCCGTCAAAGCCACGCTTATCATCGCACTCATCATCGCCGGACTCGCATATGGAAATGCGCAGCCCATTTCGTTTGCTCCGGCAACGGGCGATCTGTCTTATATCACCAGCGCACCGTTTGCCGTGAGCCTCGTGTTCGTCATGTACGCGTATTCCGGTTGGAACGCCGCGACGTACATCGCGGGTGAAATCCGTGACCCCGCGGTAAGCCTACCGCGCTCGATCATCGCCGCGACCTTGATCGTGATCTCGCTCTATGTCGCGCTCAACGCCGTCTTCCTCTACACGACGCCGATTGAAGCCATGGCCGGACAGCTCGATGTGGCGCTGATCGCGGGCAAGCACATCTTCGGTGACTTCGGCGGCCGCATCGTCGGCGCACTGATTTGCATCGGCCTGATCTCGTCAGTCAGCGCGATGACGTGGATCGGACCACGCGTCACGATGGCGATGGGCAGCGATCACCCGTTTCTTGCGCGCTTGGCGAAAACCTCACCCAAAGGCGTGCCCGTGGCGGCAATCCTGCTGCAGCTGGGCGTCGTCAATATCATGCTGATGACCAACAGCTTCGAAGCGGTGCTGGATACCATCCAGTTTAGCCTTACGCTCTGCTCGTTCCTCGCCGTCCTCGGCGTCATCGTATTGCGCTGGAAAGAACCCAACCTCAATCGTCCGTATCGCACGTGGGGCTACCCTGTGACGCCGTTTATCTTCCTCGGTGTCACCGGATTTATGATGTACCACCTTATCGCTGAGCGCCCGTTGCAGTCCTTCATCGGACTGGCGATCATGTCGGCAGGCCTCGGCGTCTATGCGTTCTCTCAATGGCGCGCTGGCGCCGGAAATCTGAGCAAGGTCACAAATGGTTAG
- a CDS encoding helix-turn-helix domain-containing protein: MSKPLPEHVTRAEAAKVLRLSLRQVDRLAKSGDLKKTKLGARRSGFERNDFERYLAATGNGSTGYVSPLASLIIGIEFDTPAELNRAAELLDGILSERFPGCILRVDSQDIVIAWNAALGYTAERISGALRT; this comes from the coding sequence ATGAGCAAGCCGCTTCCCGAGCACGTGACACGCGCTGAAGCCGCCAAGGTGCTGCGGCTGAGCTTGCGGCAAGTGGATCGCTTGGCCAAAAGCGGCGATCTGAAAAAGACGAAACTCGGCGCCAGGCGCAGCGGCTTCGAACGTAACGACTTCGAACGCTATCTCGCGGCCACCGGCAACGGCAGCACCGGCTACGTCAGCCCGCTCGCTTCGCTGATCATCGGCATCGAATTCGATACGCCCGCCGAACTCAACCGCGCCGCGGAACTTCTCGACGGCATTTTGAGCGAACGCTTTCCAGGGTGTATCTTGAGAGTGGATAGCCAGGATATCGTCATCGCGTGGAATGCCGCGCTGGGATACACGGCAGAGAGAATTTCGGGAGCGTTGCGGACGTGA
- the arsH gene encoding arsenical resistance protein ArsH: MGKNRTSDLHNVAPEHLHIPAKEKLAATVAHKPRILLLYGSLRARSYSRFLTMEAKRLLEHFGAETKIYHAHGLPLPDDAPETHPKVKELRELAAWSEGMVWCSPERHGAMSGVLKSQIDWIPLSTGAIRLTQGKTLAVMQVSGGSQSFNAVNQMRVLGRWMRMITIPNQSSVAKAFNEFNEDGRMKPSAYYDRVVDVMEELVKFTLLTRDRAAYLVDRYSERKESAEELSRRVNLPSAVVGDDSTP, translated from the coding sequence ATGGGCAAGAACCGCACGAGTGACCTTCACAACGTCGCTCCCGAGCACCTCCACATCCCTGCCAAGGAAAAGCTTGCTGCAACCGTCGCCCACAAGCCACGCATCCTGTTGCTCTACGGCTCCCTGCGCGCGCGGTCATACAGCCGCTTCCTCACCATGGAAGCGAAGCGCCTGCTGGAGCACTTCGGTGCTGAGACCAAGATCTACCACGCGCATGGTTTGCCGCTGCCCGACGACGCGCCCGAGACGCATCCCAAGGTGAAGGAATTGCGCGAGCTTGCAGCTTGGTCCGAGGGGATGGTGTGGTGCTCGCCAGAACGCCACGGCGCCATGAGTGGGGTACTGAAGTCTCAGATAGATTGGATACCGCTATCCACCGGCGCCATCCGCCTAACTCAGGGAAAGACGCTGGCAGTGATGCAGGTCAGTGGAGGCTCACAATCGTTCAACGCCGTGAACCAGATGCGCGTGCTCGGCCGCTGGATGCGGATGATTACCATTCCGAACCAATCATCCGTGGCGAAGGCCTTCAACGAATTCAACGAGGACGGCCGCATGAAGCCGTCTGCCTACTACGATCGGGTCGTGGACGTGATGGAGGAATTGGTGAAGTTCACGCTGCTTACACGCGACCGCGCCGCCTACCTCGTTGATCGCTACAGCGAGCGCAAGGAAAGCGCAGAGGAGCTGTCGCGGCGGGTCAATCTCCCGTCAGCCGTTGTGGGCGACGATTCTACCCCGTAG
- a CDS encoding recombinase family protein, whose amino-acid sequence MKIGYARTSTMEQEAGLEAQIRDLQAAGCDRIYDEKVSSVAKRPQLDKVLAMVRPGDVVVVTKLDRLARNVQHMGQIITQIEREGAGLQILNLGIDTTTPTGKLMLNIMGSVAQFEREMMLERQREGIAKAKAEGKYKGRKPLSADIVAKILELDTAEHGATFIARKVGIGRSSVYRVIEENGA is encoded by the coding sequence ATGAAAATTGGATATGCACGAACCTCCACAATGGAGCAGGAAGCCGGGCTCGAAGCTCAAATTCGGGATTTGCAGGCAGCCGGCTGTGACCGGATATACGATGAGAAGGTGAGCAGCGTCGCTAAGCGCCCGCAGCTCGATAAGGTGCTGGCGATGGTGCGGCCAGGCGATGTGGTCGTGGTAACGAAGCTCGATCGCTTGGCTCGCAACGTCCAGCACATGGGTCAGATCATTACGCAGATCGAACGCGAGGGCGCTGGGCTGCAAATCCTAAATCTCGGTATCGATACGACGACGCCAACGGGCAAGCTGATGCTGAACATCATGGGGAGTGTGGCGCAGTTCGAGCGCGAGATGATGCTCGAACGCCAGCGCGAGGGCATCGCCAAAGCGAAGGCTGAGGGCAAATACAAGGGCCGCAAGCCCCTCTCGGCAGATATCGTGGCCAAGATCCTCGAATTGGATACTGCGGAGCATGGGGCCACGTTTATTGCCCGCAAAGTCGGCATTGGCCGAAGCTCGGTTTATCGGGTGATCGAAGAAAATGGCGCGTAA
- the arsB gene encoding ACR3 family arsenite efflux transporter: MSTFERYLTVWVGFCIVVGIALGHFFPAVFQSIGAVEIAKVNLPVAVLIWLMIIPMLVKIDFSALSKVKEHWRGIGVTLFINWAVKPFSMALLGWVFIGWLFRPYLPADQINSYIAGLILLAAAPCTAMVFVWSNLTRGEPHFTLSQVALNDVIMVFAFAPLVGLLLGLSAITVPWDTLVLSVGLYIVVPVIIAQIIRRRVLATGGQRTLDGLLRLLQPLSLLALLSTLVLLFGFQGQQILAQPLIIGILAVPILIQVYFNSSLAYLLNRAAGEAHCVAGPSALIGASNFFELAVAVAISLFGFHSGAALATVVGVLIEVPVMLSVVKIVNSSRDWYERGQAVEKRGLSAQFGE; this comes from the coding sequence ATGTCCACCTTTGAACGCTATTTGACGGTGTGGGTCGGTTTCTGCATCGTTGTCGGTATCGCGCTCGGCCATTTCTTCCCTGCGGTGTTCCAGTCCATCGGCGCCGTCGAGATCGCCAAGGTCAACTTGCCGGTCGCGGTGCTGATCTGGTTGATGATCATTCCCATGCTCGTGAAGATTGACTTCTCGGCGTTGTCGAAGGTCAAGGAACACTGGCGCGGCATTGGCGTCACGCTGTTCATCAACTGGGCCGTCAAGCCGTTCTCGATGGCGCTTTTGGGTTGGGTCTTCATCGGGTGGCTGTTCAGGCCGTACCTGCCCGCCGACCAGATCAACAGTTACATTGCAGGACTCATCCTTCTCGCGGCGGCGCCGTGCACTGCCATGGTCTTCGTGTGGAGCAATCTCACACGCGGCGAACCCCACTTCACCTTGAGCCAGGTGGCGCTCAACGACGTCATTATGGTGTTTGCGTTTGCGCCGCTCGTCGGCCTCCTGCTTGGCCTCTCCGCGATCACCGTGCCCTGGGATACGCTAGTGCTATCGGTCGGGCTCTACATCGTCGTGCCGGTCATCATCGCGCAGATCATTCGCCGCCGCGTGCTCGCCACCGGCGGACAGCGGACCCTCGACGGATTGCTCCGGCTTCTGCAGCCGCTCTCCTTGCTGGCGTTGCTTTCCACGCTGGTCTTGCTCTTCGGATTTCAAGGCCAACAGATTCTGGCGCAGCCGCTCATAATCGGGATACTCGCGGTTCCCATCCTCATCCAGGTCTACTTCAATTCTAGTTTGGCGTATCTGCTCAACCGAGCGGCGGGTGAAGCCCATTGCGTTGCCGGACCTTCCGCGCTGATCGGGGCCAGCAACTTCTTCGAACTTGCCGTGGCGGTTGCAATTAGCCTGTTTGGCTTCCACTCGGGCGCTGCGCTCGCGACAGTTGTCGGCGTATTGATCGAGGTGCCCGTGATGTTGTCGGTGGTTAAAATCGTAAATTCCTCACGGGACTGGTACGAGAGGGGTCAAGCCGTCGAGAAGCGGGGGTTATCCGCTCAGTTTGGAGAGTGA